The Mucilaginibacter mallensis genome has a segment encoding these proteins:
- the gloA2 gene encoding SMU1112c/YaeR family gloxylase I-like metalloprotein produces the protein MLKLNHIHHVAIICTDYAKSKYFYTEVLGLKVVREVYREQRDSYKLDLEVAGLYQIELFSFPNPPARPSRPESAGLRHLAFEVDDIDEAVFHIKEYGIEVEPIRIDEFTDKRFTFFADPDGLPIEFVEK, from the coding sequence ATGCTTAAACTGAACCACATACACCACGTTGCCATTATTTGTACCGACTATGCAAAGTCGAAGTACTTTTATACAGAGGTGTTGGGTTTAAAAGTTGTGCGCGAAGTTTACCGCGAACAAAGAGATTCATATAAGCTCGATCTGGAAGTTGCAGGACTGTACCAGATTGAGCTTTTTTCATTTCCCAACCCACCCGCGCGCCCATCCCGACCTGAATCAGCCGGCCTGCGCCATTTAGCTTTTGAGGTTGATGATATTGATGAGGCTGTATTTCATATTAAAGAATACGGTATTGAAGTAGAACCCATCCGTATAGATGAATTTACCGACAAGCGCTTTACTTTCTTCGCCGATCCGGATGGATTGCCGATTGAGTTTGTAGAAAAGTAG
- a CDS encoding ammonium transporter, translating into MKVNSTKHSLIDSLRQLTREKWALAATIFTGKMLGLLAVLVAMVTLPGLLGTSAHAAAAAPPKPTDLETSMMNSINTAWTLVAAFLVFGMQAGFVMLEAGFARKRETVNVLMECMFDTCLCGILFYAIGYSFMFSEGNGFIGYHWFFLQGAPATYETTGIPVIAHWIFQYAFADTCSTVVSGAMIGRTSFRGDILYSIGITGFIYPIIGHWAWGPDGWLALMGTAGHFYTALGQGFRDFAGSTVVHTIGGVASLAGAIVLGPRLGRIFARDDKEKGGMPAGHNMLMAAVGTFILWFGWYGFNPGSSLSAMDAQGIGRIATNTTLAACGGGMTAMCAALWWGTTKGKFDLGFTLNGTLAGLVAITCPCYWVSPLGAMILGGVAGFVVFGGMYLLEYFRIDDPVGAVSVHGFAGIWGTLSLGLFATGEYGITGPTGPDNSAANLVKGIFYGGDASVLKAQAIGTFTIAIAVFVVTFVMMFIINKLPYPWKLRVEEHGELGIGGLDVFDHGIEVYPAQDDDITLTGLFEKSGTVSV; encoded by the coding sequence ATGAAAGTAAACTCTACAAAGCACAGCCTGATCGATTCGCTCAGGCAACTGACTCGAGAGAAATGGGCACTTGCTGCTACCATTTTTACCGGAAAAATGCTCGGGTTATTAGCGGTTTTAGTGGCAATGGTAACATTACCCGGACTACTTGGCACCTCGGCTCATGCTGCTGCGGCCGCTCCACCAAAACCAACTGATCTGGAAACATCAATGATGAATTCAATTAACACTGCATGGACATTGGTGGCTGCATTCCTGGTATTTGGTATGCAGGCTGGTTTCGTAATGCTTGAAGCTGGTTTTGCACGTAAACGCGAGACTGTTAACGTTTTGATGGAGTGTATGTTTGATACCTGCCTTTGCGGTATCTTATTTTACGCTATCGGTTATTCATTTATGTTTAGCGAGGGTAACGGATTTATCGGTTATCATTGGTTCTTCCTTCAGGGAGCACCTGCTACATATGAAACAACTGGTATCCCTGTAATTGCACACTGGATATTCCAATATGCTTTTGCTGATACTTGTTCAACCGTAGTTTCAGGCGCGATGATAGGCCGTACAAGTTTCCGTGGCGATATCCTTTACTCTATTGGTATTACTGGTTTCATCTACCCAATCATTGGTCACTGGGCTTGGGGGCCGGATGGCTGGTTAGCATTAATGGGCACAGCAGGTCACTTCTACACTGCTTTAGGTCAAGGTTTCCGTGACTTTGCAGGTTCAACCGTAGTACACACTATTGGCGGGGTCGCCTCATTGGCAGGCGCTATAGTATTAGGCCCGCGTTTAGGAAGAATATTTGCACGAGATGATAAAGAAAAAGGCGGTATGCCTGCAGGCCATAACATGTTGATGGCAGCGGTTGGTACATTCATACTATGGTTCGGCTGGTACGGTTTCAACCCGGGAAGCTCACTTTCAGCTATGGATGCTCAAGGTATAGGCCGTATTGCTACCAATACAACACTTGCAGCTTGCGGTGGCGGTATGACAGCTATGTGCGCCGCTTTATGGTGGGGTACTACTAAAGGTAAATTCGATTTAGGCTTTACCTTGAATGGCACACTTGCAGGTCTTGTTGCTATCACCTGTCCTTGTTACTGGGTTAGCCCGCTTGGCGCTATGATATTAGGTGGTGTAGCTGGTTTTGTAGTATTTGGCGGTATGTATTTATTAGAGTACTTCCGTATTGACGATCCGGTTGGTGCTGTTTCAGTACACGGTTTTGCCGGTATCTGGGGTACATTATCACTAGGTTTATTTGCAACTGGCGAATATGGTATTACCGGCCCTACCGGCCCGGATAACAGCGCTGCAAATCTTGTTAAAGGTATATTCTACGGTGGTGATGCAAGCGTACTTAAAGCACAGGCTATCGGTACCTTTACAATAGCAATTGCAGTATTTGTAGTTACCTTTGTAATGATGTTTATCATCAACAAGCTTCCTTATCCTTGGAAACTGCGTGTTGAAGAACATGGTGAATTAGGCATAGGCGGTCTGGATGTATTCGATCACGGTATCGAAGTTTATCCAGCACAAGATGATGATATCACTTTAACTGGCTTGTTTGAAAAATCAGGCACAGTGTCAGTATAA
- a CDS encoding glutamine synthetase III family protein: MSNIRFQALRAVQSRTIPEVKIPSPKISDFFGANVFDKKKMKEYLSTDAYQGIINSIEKGEPIPRDMAEQVASAMKSWAIGKGATHYTHWFQPLTGTTAEKHDAFFEPTEDGGAIEKFSGDALAQQEPDASSFPSGGIRNTFEARGYTAWDPSSPAFIMARTLCIPTVFVSYTGEALDYKVPLLKALSVLDKAAVDVCHYFDKSIEKVNASLGIEQEYFLVDLALFNARPDLHLTGRTLFGHMSAKNQQLEDHYFGSIPERVYAYMQDMETEALLLGIPLKTRHNEVAPSQFECAPIYEEINLAIDHNQLLMDVMDRVAKRHNFKVLLHEKPYAGINGSGKHNNWSMITNTGKNLLSPGKTPKNNLMFLTFFVNTIKAVYEHADLLRASIASVNNDHRLGANEAPPAIISIFLGTQLSDVLDEIETSRISKIIKDDALLWQGIPKIPQILKDNTDRNRTSPFAFTGNKFELRAVGSSANSASPMTILNLIVADQLKKFKVDVDKLLKKGEKKDVAILTVIKKYIKESKKIRFEGNGYSDEWEKEAAERGLSNIKTTPKALDVFIADKSEALFLETGVFTRREVHARHEVLLDSFYKKLQIEARVMGELANNIIVPAAITYQTKLVENVKGLKDIGLSPELYKAQIDIITKISEHVNAIRSDVESMIQERKKANTIEDLRDKAIAYDEKVKAYFQPIRYNVDKLEQLVDDSLWPLPKFRELLFI, translated from the coding sequence ATGTCCAATATTCGATTTCAAGCACTCCGGGCTGTACAAAGCAGAACAATACCGGAAGTAAAAATACCCTCTCCAAAAATCTCTGATTTTTTCGGAGCCAACGTTTTCGATAAAAAGAAAATGAAGGAGTATTTGTCAACAGATGCATATCAGGGAATTATTAATTCTATAGAGAAAGGCGAACCAATCCCACGTGATATGGCAGAGCAGGTTGCTTCGGCCATGAAATCGTGGGCCATAGGCAAAGGCGCTACACATTATACGCACTGGTTTCAGCCGCTTACCGGCACAACAGCCGAAAAGCATGATGCCTTTTTTGAACCTACTGAAGACGGCGGCGCTATAGAGAAATTCTCGGGCGATGCGCTGGCCCAGCAGGAGCCTGATGCGTCAAGCTTTCCGAGTGGCGGCATACGTAATACTTTTGAGGCCCGCGGCTATACCGCCTGGGATCCCTCATCCCCTGCCTTTATAATGGCACGCACCTTATGTATACCTACAGTATTTGTATCGTACACAGGCGAAGCATTAGATTATAAGGTACCATTATTAAAGGCATTAAGTGTATTAGATAAGGCTGCAGTTGATGTTTGCCATTATTTTGACAAAAGCATTGAAAAAGTTAATGCTTCATTAGGTATTGAACAGGAGTATTTTTTGGTTGACCTTGCCTTATTTAATGCAAGGCCCGATCTGCACTTAACCGGCAGAACGTTGTTTGGCCATATGTCGGCAAAAAACCAGCAATTAGAGGATCATTACTTTGGATCGATACCTGAGCGCGTTTATGCCTATATGCAGGATATGGAAACCGAAGCCTTATTATTAGGTATACCATTAAAAACACGCCATAATGAGGTTGCACCTTCACAATTTGAGTGCGCCCCCATATACGAAGAGATAAACCTGGCCATTGACCATAACCAGTTATTAATGGACGTAATGGACCGGGTGGCTAAACGCCACAACTTTAAGGTACTGTTACATGAGAAGCCTTATGCAGGCATTAATGGCTCAGGCAAGCACAACAACTGGTCGATGATTACCAATACCGGTAAAAACCTATTATCGCCCGGCAAAACGCCTAAAAACAACCTGATGTTCCTTACCTTTTTTGTAAATACTATAAAAGCGGTATACGAACATGCAGACCTTTTAAGGGCATCAATAGCATCAGTTAACAATGACCATCGCTTAGGCGCCAACGAGGCCCCTCCGGCAATCATATCTATATTCCTGGGCACACAGCTAAGCGATGTACTTGATGAGATAGAAACCTCAAGAATAAGCAAGATAATTAAGGATGATGCCTTACTATGGCAGGGCATACCCAAAATACCACAGATATTAAAGGATAACACCGACAGGAACCGTACTTCGCCATTCGCCTTTACGGGTAATAAGTTTGAGTTGCGCGCGGTAGGTTCATCAGCCAACTCTGCAAGCCCTATGACCATCCTTAACCTTATAGTAGCCGATCAACTTAAAAAATTCAAGGTTGATGTAGATAAACTGCTAAAAAAGGGTGAGAAAAAAGACGTTGCTATACTAACCGTTATTAAAAAGTATATAAAGGAGTCGAAAAAGATTCGTTTTGAGGGCAATGGTTATAGTGATGAGTGGGAAAAGGAAGCGGCAGAAAGAGGCTTGTCAAACATAAAAACCACACCAAAAGCACTTGATGTGTTTATTGCTGATAAATCAGAAGCCTTATTTTTAGAAACAGGCGTCTTTACCCGCCGCGAAGTACATGCCCGTCATGAGGTTTTACTGGATAGCTTTTATAAAAAACTGCAAATCGAGGCACGTGTAATGGGTGAGCTTGCCAATAACATTATTGTACCTGCGGCCATTACCTATCAAACTAAACTGGTTGAAAACGTGAAGGGGTTAAAGGATATTGGCTTAAGCCCTGAATTATATAAGGCCCAGATTGATATTATCACTAAAATATCGGAACATGTAAATGCCATAAGGTCTGATGTTGAAAGCATGATACAGGAACGTAAAAAAGCCAATACTATTGAAGACTTGCGTGATAAGGCCATCGCTTATGACGAAAAGGTAAAAGCCTATTTTCAACCGATCCGTTACAACGTTGATAAGCTGGAGCAATTGGTAGATGACTCGTTATGGCCGTTGCCTAAGTTTAGGGAGTTGCTGTTTATATAG
- a CDS encoding ammonium transporter: protein MKKFIPFSALIIIVILALVFPSVETVTVADGKIDSGDTAWLLVSTALVLIMTPGLAFFYGGMVSKKNVLSTMMQSFVCMGVITIIWVIFGFSLAFGDSIGGFIGDPRTFFMMKGMLGNATWKLAPTIPLVLFAMFQLKFAVITPALITGAFAERIRFNSYIIFLCLFMIFIYAPLAHSTWHPDGFLLKLGVLDFAGGTVVHMSAGWAALASAIYLKQRQDKVHSSARISYVLLGTGLLWFGWFGFNAGSALGSGTLAATALATTTTASAAAAISWIFFDMLRGKKPSVMGACIGAVVGLVAITPAAGFVTIPHSLIIGIVAAVISNLLVIWRSSTSIDDTLDVFPCHGVGGMVGMLLTGVFAHQNVNGGNSTGNGLYYGETHLFFIHVLTLIGVSAFAFFGSYILLKVTDMISTLRVTQEEELIGLDISQHDEEL from the coding sequence ATGAAAAAATTTATTCCATTTTCTGCGCTTATTATTATAGTAATACTGGCACTTGTTTTTCCCTCGGTTGAAACCGTAACCGTTGCCGATGGTAAAATTGATTCGGGCGATACTGCATGGTTATTGGTTAGTACCGCACTTGTTTTGATCATGACACCGGGCCTGGCATTTTTTTATGGCGGCATGGTGAGTAAAAAGAACGTATTATCAACCATGATGCAAAGCTTTGTTTGCATGGGTGTGATAACTATTATATGGGTCATCTTCGGATTCAGCCTTGCCTTTGGCGATTCAATAGGTGGTTTTATTGGCGACCCGCGAACATTTTTTATGATGAAAGGCATGCTGGGCAACGCTACCTGGAAGCTCGCCCCCACCATTCCACTGGTTTTATTTGCTATGTTCCAGCTAAAATTTGCAGTTATTACGCCTGCCCTTATTACCGGTGCATTTGCCGAGCGCATCCGCTTTAATTCGTATATCATTTTCCTTTGCCTGTTTATGATATTTATTTATGCCCCGTTGGCCCACTCTACCTGGCACCCGGATGGTTTCCTGCTTAAACTTGGCGTGCTTGATTTTGCCGGTGGAACAGTTGTACATATGTCGGCCGGATGGGCGGCTTTGGCTTCAGCAATATATTTAAAACAACGTCAGGATAAGGTACATTCATCTGCCCGCATCAGCTATGTATTATTAGGTACCGGCTTATTATGGTTTGGCTGGTTTGGTTTTAATGCAGGTTCAGCATTGGGTTCGGGCACATTAGCTGCAACGGCATTGGCTACCACTACTACAGCATCAGCGGCAGCTGCTATAAGCTGGATATTTTTTGATATGCTGCGAGGCAAAAAGCCATCGGTTATGGGCGCATGTATAGGTGCGGTTGTTGGCTTAGTGGCCATTACACCTGCTGCGGGTTTTGTCACTATCCCCCATTCATTAATTATTGGTATTGTTGCTGCCGTTATCAGTAACCTGTTGGTAATATGGCGCTCATCAACCAGTATTGATGATACGCTTGATGTATTCCCATGTCACGGTGTTGGCGGCATGGTTGGTATGCTGCTTACCGGCGTTTTTGCACATCAAAATGTAAATGGTGGCAATAGCACTGGCAATGGTTTATATTATGGCGAAACGCATTTATTTTTTATACACGTGCTCACATTGATAGGTGTATCAGCATTTGCATTCTTTGGTTCTTATATTTTACTAAAAGTTACCGATATGATCAGCACCTTACGTGTAACACAGGAGGAAGAACTTATCGGGCTTGACATTAGCCAGCATGATGAGGAATTATAA
- a CDS encoding DUF4468 domain-containing protein yields MKKVFFVLMCVLFVKVASAQKDLLAFNEQNKYMYYQVVSQPGVITDTLKDRALYFLEKAYPKNTVKKGETSGNYTGTGKFLIVSGLTMAKHIEGEVSYTYYIECKDQKYRYWLTDFVFTPYKVDRYGNSVPQVGIDIPLESATTKLDKKQVDSYLDQIGTYSKAFGEKLKYYILKPAALPKETKNKVISTKDW; encoded by the coding sequence ATGAAAAAAGTATTTTTTGTTTTAATGTGCGTGTTGTTTGTCAAAGTTGCATCGGCACAAAAGGATCTGCTGGCATTTAACGAGCAAAATAAATATATGTATTACCAGGTGGTTAGTCAGCCTGGCGTAATTACGGATACTTTAAAAGACAGGGCGCTGTATTTTTTAGAAAAAGCTTATCCTAAAAATACAGTAAAAAAAGGTGAAACAAGTGGTAACTATACCGGCACAGGCAAATTCCTGATCGTTAGCGGGCTTACTATGGCCAAGCATATTGAAGGTGAAGTAAGTTATACCTATTATATTGAATGTAAGGATCAGAAATACAGGTATTGGCTAACGGATTTTGTGTTTACCCCATATAAAGTTGATCGTTACGGAAATTCTGTTCCGCAGGTGGGTATTGATATCCCGCTTGAGAGCGCAACAACAAAGTTGGATAAAAAACAAGTTGATAGTTACCTTGATCAAATAGGAACGTATAGCAAGGCGTTTGGTGAAAAACTGAAATACTATATACTTAAACCAGCTGCTTTACCAAAGGAAACTAAGAATAAAGTAATATCAACAAAAGACTGGTAG
- the purL gene encoding phosphoribosylformylglycinamidine synthase subunit PurL: MEQLQLTTVETAKDLGLLPEEFDRINEILGRVPNFTELSIFSVMWSEHCSYKNSITWLKTLPKDGPRMLAKAGEENAGLVDLGDGIGCAFKIESHNHPSALEPYQGAATGVGGINRDIFTMGARPIAQLNSLRFGDLALDRTKWLVKGVVKGISHYGNAFGIPTVGGELFFDECYNVNPLVNAFSAGIVKAGETVSATSYGVGNPVYIVGSATGKDGIHGAAFASKDITKDSVNDLPAVQVGDPFQEKLLLEATLEVIKTGAVVGMQDMGAAGIICSNSEMSAKGEHGMRIDLDKVPTRQANMKPFEILLSESQERMLIVVHKGREAEVEAVFDKWDLNCAIIGEVTDTKRLEYYAKGVLVADVPADDLVLGGGAPVYQREYKEPAYFKENQKFKTEDVEEPADLVAVAEHLISHPNIASKRWVTDQYDSMVGVQTMTTNRPSDAAVVAVLGTDKAIVITVDCNSRYVYADPQKGCEIAVAEAARNITCAGGEPVAITNCLNFGNPYNPEVYWQFVSAIKGMSAACTKFETPVTGGNVSFYNQSPDGGSVFPTPTIGMLGVMDDITNIMTSDFKQPDDLIYLIGESVNDIASSQYLASWHKVLAAPAPYFDMNKEYDMHQVVKQLIKHKVIQSAHDVADGGLYIALTESALPNGLGFDIDTDGAIRKDAFLFGEAQGRVVVSVAPADQERFIEIMATSEVEFSLLGAVNNGFLNVDEEAFGHITDIKMVYDNVLHNILGA, translated from the coding sequence TTGGAGCAGCTGCAATTAACCACTGTTGAAACCGCCAAAGATTTAGGCTTACTACCCGAAGAATTTGACCGCATAAATGAAATATTAGGGCGCGTTCCCAATTTTACCGAACTATCAATCTTCTCGGTAATGTGGAGCGAGCATTGTTCGTATAAAAACTCAATCACCTGGCTAAAAACTTTACCAAAAGATGGTCCGCGCATGCTGGCCAAAGCCGGTGAAGAAAATGCCGGTTTGGTTGATCTGGGCGATGGCATAGGATGCGCGTTTAAAATAGAATCACATAATCACCCATCAGCTTTAGAGCCTTATCAAGGTGCAGCAACAGGTGTGGGCGGTATAAACCGGGACATATTTACCATGGGTGCAAGGCCTATCGCGCAGCTAAACTCACTGCGTTTCGGTGATCTGGCGCTCGATCGTACTAAATGGTTGGTTAAGGGTGTTGTTAAAGGTATTAGTCATTATGGTAATGCTTTCGGTATTCCAACCGTTGGCGGTGAGCTATTTTTTGATGAGTGTTATAACGTAAACCCACTGGTTAACGCATTCTCGGCAGGTATTGTTAAGGCTGGCGAAACTGTATCCGCAACATCATATGGTGTGGGTAACCCGGTTTACATAGTAGGTTCAGCTACCGGTAAAGATGGTATACACGGTGCGGCATTCGCATCAAAAGATATAACAAAAGACTCTGTGAATGATTTGCCAGCCGTACAGGTGGGCGACCCATTCCAGGAAAAATTATTGCTGGAAGCTACGCTTGAAGTTATAAAAACAGGCGCGGTTGTAGGTATGCAGGATATGGGCGCGGCAGGTATCATCTGCTCAAACTCCGAGATGTCGGCAAAAGGTGAGCACGGTATGCGTATCGATTTGGATAAAGTACCAACCCGCCAGGCAAATATGAAACCTTTCGAGATCCTGTTATCAGAATCTCAGGAACGTATGCTGATCGTGGTGCACAAAGGCCGCGAAGCAGAAGTTGAAGCTGTTTTTGATAAATGGGACCTGAACTGCGCCATTATTGGTGAAGTAACCGATACCAAACGCCTTGAATATTATGCTAAAGGAGTATTAGTTGCTGATGTGCCTGCCGACGATTTAGTTTTAGGCGGAGGTGCCCCGGTTTATCAGCGCGAATACAAAGAGCCTGCTTACTTTAAAGAAAATCAAAAATTTAAAACAGAAGATGTAGAAGAACCTGCCGACCTGGTAGCTGTTGCCGAACATTTAATATCACATCCAAATATAGCGTCAAAACGTTGGGTAACCGATCAGTATGATTCAATGGTAGGTGTACAAACCATGACTACCAACCGTCCAAGCGACGCTGCTGTTGTTGCAGTTTTGGGTACTGATAAGGCCATTGTTATTACCGTTGATTGTAACTCACGTTATGTATATGCCGACCCGCAAAAAGGCTGTGAGATTGCCGTTGCTGAAGCAGCACGTAACATTACCTGCGCAGGCGGCGAGCCGGTTGCTATAACCAATTGCTTAAACTTTGGTAACCCATACAATCCGGAGGTTTACTGGCAGTTTGTGAGTGCTATAAAAGGTATGAGCGCCGCTTGTACCAAGTTTGAAACCCCGGTAACAGGTGGTAACGTGAGTTTTTACAACCAATCGCCTGATGGTGGTTCTGTTTTCCCAACGCCAACTATTGGCATGTTGGGCGTAATGGATGATATTACCAATATCATGACATCTGATTTTAAACAACCGGATGACCTTATCTATTTGATCGGTGAATCAGTAAATGATATCGCATCGTCACAATACCTGGCTTCATGGCATAAAGTACTGGCTGCCCCGGCGCCATATTTTGATATGAATAAGGAATATGATATGCACCAGGTTGTAAAACAACTCATCAAACATAAAGTGATCCAGTCGGCCCATGATGTGGCTGATGGTGGTTTATATATTGCCTTAACAGAATCGGCATTGCCGAACGGTTTAGGTTTTGATATAGATACCGATGGCGCTATCCGTAAGGACGCATTTTTGTTTGGCGAGGCTCAGGGCAGGGTAGTGGTAAGTGTTGCCCCTGCCGACCAGGAGCGCTTTATAGAGATAATGGCAACCAGCGAAGTAGAATTTAGTCTGCTGGGTGCTGTTAATAACGGTTTCCTTAATGTAGATGAGGAAGCATTCGGCCATATCACCGATATTAAAATGGTTTACGATAACGTATTGCACAACATTTTAGGCGCCTAA
- a CDS encoding energy transducer TonB, which translates to MLISKFDLYKSEWLELVFDDRNKAYGAYELRQHYSRTMLKSMAIAFLTITGIALLIGVLIKPVAKAIVPTETIIPVTLKDYVHQAVVHPPKPITHIHQPAAPRALTVPTKAYIPFVVSPKPAITEPPKVSTLPGNIGPVDVKGTTTTTGPVDVPGKGGPGIDPGTVSNEPVNVGGLDVMPQPFGGASAWSKFLQKHLRYPDGAVNDHIQGKVWLSFIIERDGHLSNITVDRGPGYGLDEEALRVLKLAPAWKPGMQNGQPVRVKYNIPINFQLGDDGN; encoded by the coding sequence ATGCTTATCTCAAAATTTGATTTGTACAAGTCTGAGTGGCTCGAACTTGTATTTGACGACCGTAACAAAGCTTATGGTGCTTACGAATTAAGGCAACATTACTCCCGTACCATGTTAAAATCAATGGCGATTGCCTTTTTAACAATTACGGGTATCGCGCTTTTAATTGGTGTGCTTATTAAGCCGGTAGCTAAGGCTATTGTACCTACAGAAACAATAATCCCGGTTACCTTGAAGGATTATGTACACCAGGCTGTAGTACATCCGCCCAAACCAATAACGCATATACACCAACCGGCTGCTCCGAGAGCATTAACGGTACCAACAAAGGCGTATATTCCGTTTGTGGTATCGCCCAAACCGGCAATCACCGAACCGCCAAAAGTGAGTACACTGCCCGGTAATATTGGCCCGGTTGATGTTAAGGGTACAACTACCACTACTGGCCCTGTTGACGTGCCGGGGAAAGGTGGCCCGGGTATAGACCCAGGTACTGTTAGTAACGAACCGGTAAATGTAGGTGGCCTTGATGTAATGCCTCAGCCCTTTGGTGGAGCGTCAGCATGGTCGAAATTTTTGCAGAAGCATTTAAGATACCCTGATGGTGCTGTGAACGATCATATACAAGGTAAAGTTTGGTTAAGTTTTATTATTGAAAGAGATGGCCATCTGTCGAATATTACGGTTGACCGTGGCCCCGGTTATGGCTTAGATGAAGAAGCCCTGCGCGTTTTAAAACTGGCACCAGCATGGAAACCAGGTATGCAAAATGGCCAGCCGGTACGAGTGAAATATAATATCCCCATCAATTTTCAGTTGGGCGATGATGGTAATTAA
- a CDS encoding porin: MKKKFLLLLLAASTYSIASKAQDTVKTTADAPLVLYGSVDTYYKDDFSGHANIPTSFASDNNSVSIGMIDLGLKKTVGNASFVGEMSFGPRNDQSIPTSGYHIQNLYVSYAFSPKFSATAGYMSTFIGYEVISPTGNFNYSTSYLFTNGPFQNAGLKFTYAFSDKVSLMAGIFNDQWNVYTSQHDVSTFGAQLTITPVKNWTAYLNVATGPSSGTEFDLTTAYQITGAFKLGLNAATYSTTHYSAGFSGVALYPQLAVSKVVTLGLREEYFKSDNGTAASTYAPVGPMPGGSVLASTLTANIKAGPLTLIPEVRLDGINKQQYSSFTNSSGDPTKSASQFVLAVVYGF, encoded by the coding sequence ATGAAAAAGAAATTTTTACTCTTACTTTTAGCTGCATCAACGTATAGTATCGCCTCAAAAGCGCAGGATACTGTAAAAACAACGGCTGATGCTCCTTTAGTACTTTACGGATCGGTTGATACCTATTACAAGGACGACTTCTCTGGCCACGCAAATATTCCGACCAGTTTTGCAAGCGATAATAATTCAGTATCGATCGGTATGATTGACCTGGGCTTAAAGAAAACTGTTGGTAACGCATCATTCGTAGGTGAGATGTCATTCGGGCCGCGTAATGATCAGTCTATCCCAACTTCAGGATACCATATCCAAAACTTATATGTTTCTTATGCGTTTTCACCTAAATTCAGTGCAACAGCAGGTTACATGTCAACCTTTATCGGTTATGAAGTAATTTCTCCGACAGGAAACTTTAACTACTCAACTTCTTATTTATTCACTAACGGTCCGTTCCAAAATGCAGGCTTAAAATTCACTTATGCATTCTCTGATAAAGTGAGCTTAATGGCTGGTATTTTCAACGATCAATGGAATGTTTATACTTCACAACATGACGTATCAACTTTCGGCGCTCAGTTAACCATTACACCGGTAAAAAACTGGACTGCTTATCTTAACGTAGCAACAGGCCCATCTTCAGGTACTGAATTTGATTTAACAACAGCTTATCAAATAACCGGTGCATTTAAATTAGGCTTAAACGCTGCAACTTATAGCACAACACATTATAGCGCTGGCTTTAGCGGTGTAGCTTTATATCCACAGTTGGCAGTTTCAAAAGTTGTTACTTTAGGTTTGAGAGAAGAGTATTTCAAATCTGATAACGGTACAGCCGCATCAACTTACGCACCGGTTGGTCCAATGCCTGGTGGTTCTGTTCTTGCTTCAACTTTAACTGCTAATATTAAAGCAGGTCCGTTAACTTTAATACCGGAAGTAAGGCTTGATGGCATTAACAAACAACAGTATTCTTCGTTCACAAACAGCTCAGGCGATCCTACTAAATCAGCTTCACAATTTGTGTTAGCTGTAGTTTACGGATTCTAA